Proteins from a single region of Desulforegula conservatrix Mb1Pa:
- the queA gene encoding tRNA preQ1(34) S-adenosylmethionine ribosyltransferase-isomerase QueA, giving the protein MYSLSDYFYDLPDDRIAHKPAGKRIHSRLIHLERDKKTFSHHGFTDLEGKLKSGDVLVLNDTKVIPGRILGKKESGGKVEVLILDYASGMKSFTETGVFECQCLVKASKGAKPGLKIIFDHDFFGIVVDGSEGIFRVRFDSGLPIDEALEKNGQLPLPPYIKRDEAPDSEDHDSYQTVYAKNKGAVAAPTAGLHFTPELMSRLELKGVRIAKITLHVGYGTFVPVRCDDIRDHRMHSEWFDISAETAEIINTAKASGSRIVAVGTTSVRTLEFAASENGILKPSSGYCDIFIYPGYRFRVVDAILTNFHLPESTLLMLVSAFADRDFILEAYQEAIRENYRFFSYGDAMLIT; this is encoded by the coding sequence ATGTATTCACTTTCTGATTATTTTTACGATCTTCCTGATGACAGGATAGCGCACAAGCCGGCAGGGAAACGTATTCATTCAAGGCTGATACACCTTGAAAGGGATAAAAAGACTTTTTCACACCACGGCTTTACTGATCTGGAGGGAAAACTTAAATCCGGTGATGTGCTTGTTCTAAATGATACCAAAGTAATTCCAGGACGTATTTTGGGAAAGAAGGAATCAGGCGGAAAGGTCGAGGTTCTTATCCTTGACTATGCATCAGGCATGAAGAGTTTCACTGAAACTGGCGTGTTTGAATGCCAGTGTCTTGTAAAAGCTTCAAAAGGAGCAAAGCCAGGGCTCAAAATTATTTTTGACCATGATTTTTTCGGAATAGTTGTAGATGGGTCTGAAGGCATTTTCAGGGTAAGATTCGACAGCGGACTTCCCATTGACGAAGCACTCGAAAAAAACGGTCAGCTTCCCCTTCCTCCTTATATCAAAAGGGATGAAGCTCCTGATTCCGAAGATCATGATTCCTATCAGACCGTGTACGCAAAAAATAAAGGAGCTGTGGCTGCTCCTACTGCAGGACTTCATTTCACCCCTGAATTGATGTCAAGGCTCGAGCTAAAAGGAGTCAGAATAGCAAAAATAACCCTGCACGTCGGATACGGAACATTTGTGCCTGTTAGATGTGATGACATCAGGGATCACAGAATGCACTCCGAATGGTTTGATATAAGCGCAGAGACAGCTGAAATAATAAATACCGCAAAAGCCTCCGGCTCAAGAATAGTCGCTGTTGGCACTACATCTGTCAGAACTCTCGAGTTTGCAGCTTCAGAAAATGGGATTCTTAAGCCTTCGTCCGGATACTGCGACATTTTTATTTATCCTGGATACAGATTCAGGGTTGTTGATGCCATTTTGACAAATTTTCATCTACCTGAATCAACTCTTTTGATGCTTGTTTCTGCTTTTGCAGATCGTGATTTCATACTTGAAGCATACCAGGAAGCTATAAGAGAGAATTACAGATTTTTCAGCTATGGCGATGCCATGCTTATAACCTGA
- a CDS encoding DUF2065 domain-containing protein, producing the protein MGFFLTVIGMVMIIEGLPYFGFPDKMKKFVTAMLILPDKQLRIFGFFLMFIGLALVYVGKCVLS; encoded by the coding sequence GTGGGGTTTTTTCTGACAGTTATTGGAATGGTAATGATAATCGAAGGTCTTCCTTACTTCGGTTTTCCAGATAAAATGAAAAAATTTGTGACTGCAATGCTGATTTTGCCAGACAAGCAGCTGCGGATTTTCGGGTTTTTTCTCATGTTTATAGGACTTGCCCTGGTTTATGTCGGCAAGTGCGTTCTTTCCTAG
- the tgt gene encoding tRNA guanosine(34) transglycosylase Tgt: MFSFEVLSASSDTRARCGIIKTERGDIETPIFMPVGTAGSVKAVSVEELKDCGAAIILGNTYHLYLRPGMDVVNVFGGLHDFMKWDRPILTDSGGFQFFSLAKLAKFTEEGVAFQSHIDGSRHFFSPEKSVEIQLSLDSDIIMCLDECLPYPADHKAAKKGLELTTRWASRCRTFWSENRKRDNALFGIVQGGMFPDLRKESAMQLGELDFPGYAIGGLSVGEPKNTMLEMADHTIPLLPYDKPKYIMGVGTPEDLVDLVGLGADMFDCVMPTRNARNGKLFTSFGAVNISNACHTLDNSPVDENCGCYTCRNYSRSYLRHLYKSRELMAYRLNTIHNLHYYLNLMKEIRSAIREDRYDAFRKEFYAKRS; encoded by the coding sequence TTGTTTTCATTTGAAGTTTTATCAGCATCATCAGACACAAGAGCAAGATGCGGAATAATTAAGACAGAAAGGGGAGATATTGAGACCCCTATTTTCATGCCTGTGGGAACAGCCGGATCAGTCAAGGCTGTTTCTGTTGAAGAGCTTAAGGATTGCGGCGCTGCCATTATCTTGGGCAATACTTACCACCTGTATTTAAGGCCTGGAATGGATGTCGTGAATGTTTTCGGCGGCCTGCATGATTTTATGAAATGGGACAGGCCAATACTCACGGACAGCGGCGGATTTCAGTTTTTTTCCCTTGCCAAGCTCGCAAAATTCACCGAAGAAGGCGTTGCTTTTCAGTCCCACATAGATGGTTCCCGCCATTTTTTTTCTCCTGAAAAATCGGTGGAAATTCAGCTATCCCTCGATTCCGATATAATCATGTGTCTCGATGAATGTCTGCCTTATCCAGCTGATCATAAGGCCGCAAAAAAAGGTCTTGAGCTGACCACGAGATGGGCTTCAAGGTGCAGGACATTCTGGTCTGAAAACAGGAAAAGGGATAATGCACTGTTTGGCATTGTTCAGGGTGGAATGTTTCCTGATCTTAGAAAAGAGTCGGCAATGCAGCTCGGGGAGCTTGATTTTCCAGGTTATGCAATCGGCGGATTAAGCGTCGGAGAACCAAAAAACACGATGCTTGAGATGGCTGATCACACCATTCCGCTTCTTCCATACGACAAGCCAAAATATATAATGGGAGTAGGCACTCCGGAGGACCTTGTCGATCTTGTGGGCCTCGGCGCTGACATGTTCGATTGCGTGATGCCAACCAGAAATGCTAGGAATGGCAAGCTCTTCACTTCTTTTGGAGCAGTTAATATCTCTAATGCCTGTCATACTCTGGATAATTCACCTGTCGATGAAAACTGCGGATGCTACACATGCAGAAACTATTCGAGGTCTTATCTGAGGCATCTTTATAAATCACGGGAGCTTATGGCCTACAGGCTCAACACCATTCACAACCTTCATTATTATCTTAATCTAATGAAGGAAATAAGGTCGGCAATCCGTGAAGACAGGTATGATGCCTTTAGAAAAGAATTCTATGCTAAGAGAAGTTGA